In the Breoghania sp. genome, TGCTACTGCTCGTCTGCGCCGGACTGACGGCGTCTTTCGGATTTTCAGGAGATGTCATCCATGCTCACGCGCATCGCCGCCGCGCAATACCCTATCGACTGGCTTGAAAATCTCGATGCCTGGAAGGCCAAGACCTCGCAGTGGGTGGAGCGGGCCGTTGCCGAAGGCGCGCAGCTGCTGCTCTTTCCCGAATACGGTTCCATGGAACTGGCTTCGCTCTTCGGCGAAGCGGTCTCGCGGGATATTTTTGCGTCTTTCGATGCCATGCAGGGGCTGTTGCCGGAGGTGATCGAGCACTGGCGCGGACTGGCGGTGGCTAACGGCGTTCATATTGTTGCGCCGAGCTTTCCCGAGCGCAATGACGCGGGCGTCCTGCACAATGTGGCGCGGATTTTCACGCCCAAGGGTTTGTGCGGGGAACAGTCCAAGGTGATGATGACGCGGTTTGAAGGCGAGCACTGGAACATGCTCGGTGGCGGCGTGGTGCGTGTGTTTGAGACCACGCTCGGGCGTATCGGGATCAGCATCTGTTATGATGTGGAGTTTCCGCCCATCGCGCGGGCGCAGGCGGAGGCGGGCGCCTGGCTCATTCTGGCCCCCAGTGCGACCGAAGGCGTGATGGGTGCAAGCCGCGTGGCGATCGGGGCGGCGGCGCGTGCGCTGGAAAACCAGTGCTATGTGGTGACCGCGCCGACATCCGGCAGCGCGCCCTGGTCCGCTGCGGTGGACAGCAATCGCGGCGCAGCGCGCGTGGTATGCCCGCCCGATCACGGGTTTGCGGAAACCGGGCTCATGGCTGTCGGTGAAATGGACGCGGCGCAATGGGTTTTCGCCGATCTTGATGCAGGTCTGGTCAAGAGCGCGCGCGAGGACGGCGATGTTCTGATCTTCCGCGACCGGCTGAAGACTGGCGACGCGGCGCCCCTTGCCGAGGTCGTCGATCTGACCGGGCGGGCCTGATCGGCGCTTGTCAGAGGTTGGAGACCGCGACCAATCGGACGCATCCCGTGTGTGAAACAAGGAAGAGGCGGACCCGAAAGCCCGCCTCTTCAGTTCGTCTCACGGTTTTAAAGTCGTTTGCGGTGCAAAACATGCTTCGGGGCGTAAACGCTCCGATGAGGGGCGGGTTCCCCGCACCGCGAAAAAAATCAGTTCTTCAGTTCCCAGGTGATGGTGACTTCCGAGCGCAGGGTTTCCTCACCGGCTTCAACCGGCACGGGCGCGCCTTCTGCCATCACCTTGGCACGGTCCATCATCATGGGCTGCGGACGCATGCCGTAGGAGTTTTCGGAGATCGAGAGGATCCGGCCAAGTTTGACGCCGGCGGCCTCTGCATAGAGTTTTGCCTTGCCTTGCACGTCCTCAACCGCGGCGGTGCGGGCCTCGTCGAGGCGCTTGTTGGCATCCGACACGATGAAATTGATGCCGCCGATACGGTTCGCGCCTTCGCTCACCATGGCGTCGAGCAGGGCGCCGAGCCCTGTGAGGTCGCGCACACGCACCGAAACGCCGTTATTGACCTGGTAGCCGACGATCTTGCGCTCTTCCTGCCAGCTGCCGTCCTTCGGAAGGCGCTTCTGGGCATAGCGCGGGGAGATCGAGAACCCCGATGTCTGGATATCGCGCGCCTCGATCCCGGCCTTCTTGATCTGGTCGATGAGGGCGGTCATGGCCTTGGTGTTGGCGGTGAGGGCATCGCGGGCGGTATCGGCCTGCGAAACGACGCCGGAGGTCACCATTGCCATGTCGGGTGTCGCTGTGACCTCGCCATATCCGTTGAGGCTCATCGTGGCCGTCTGCTGCTCGTCGGAAGCCCAGGCGGGGTTGGCGAAGGCGACAAACGAGGCCAGCATCAGGGTGGCGAGGGGGCGGAACGATGGCGACATGAGGTTTCCTTGTGACTCTCAACTTCCCTGCAAGCGACTCAAGGGCTTGCGGGGTTCATATCGGGTGTTCGGTAGTTCCACCCATCGCATCCGAATGAGGCGGGTATGCGGCAAGGCTGGGTGTTTCTGCCAGTGGTCGTGGGTTACCTGCTCGCGGGCCTTGTATGTGGCCGCCACCTTGGTATAGGAAACTATCTTTGGCTGCTTCGGGCGCGCGTTTCGCGTCCGCAATGCCACGCCGGATCGCCGGGTTTTCCCCGTGGCGCTTCAAGGGCCTGTAGCTCAATGGTTAGAGCCGACCGCTCATAACGGTCTGGTTGCAGGTTCGAGTCCTGCCGGGCCCACCATCTCTTCCACAGAGCATTGATCTTTCAAGAGAATTCTCTCGAATTGTCTCATTGGCGGAACGAGGGGTGAAAAGCGGGGAATTTCTCCGTTTGCCTGCCTGCTTGTCTTGTGGGGCGGCCTGTAGGCGGTCTGCCTGGATCGAATTTTCCTTGTTCAAATGGTCGAACGCGAAAGCTGCCAGACGGCGTTGCCGGGCTTTAAGGGGGTAGATACGGGCATTCCGGTTTTGCTCCGCCGTCGGCAGCCTGATGTTTCAGTTGGCTGCCAACCAGGTGGAGATGAGGGAGGCAAGTTCGTCCACTGCCTCGTCTTTGCTGATCCGCGCATTGACCATCGCATCGGACAGCGCTTCAGCCGCACCGATAATCGCGATGCAGCGGCGGCTGATTTCTGTCTCCGACAGCGTCACGAGCGGGGCGAGCGCCTTGATGAAGAGCGCGATATGGCCATCGATCATCTCCTGCTGATAGGCGCTCATCTGCGCATCGCCCTTCAACGCCGCCGCGATCGCATGCCATTCGGGGCCAACGGCGTCATGACACTCCATATAGGCCTGCGCAATAAGGCGGGCGAAATCACCAAGACGGACCTGCGTCTCGCGTAGCGCGGCGTCGAGCGCGCGCACCTGACGGTCATTGATCTCCTTGTAGAGGGCGATCATGAGCCCCGCGCGGGTCTCGAAATGACTGTAGGCGATCGGCTTGCTGACCCCTGCGCGCTCGGCCAGTCCGCCCAGTGTCAGCGCGTCGGTGCCTTGTTCGCGCACCATGTTATGCGCGGTCTCCAGAAGCTGTGCCCTGCGTTCCGCCCGCGGCATCTTTTTCGACACACTGCTCGCCACTCTTGACAGCCCTCATGCGCATGGATACTACGATTAGTAACTTACTTTTTGTAGGTTACGAATTGTAGCACACAGCTTCGCTTGTCGCCAGTTCGCCAGCGGCGCCCTCGAAAAGCGTCAGATCCGGACGGCTCATCCGACGCCCCCCCGTGGGATAGGCCCGACAAGGGAACCAGACTTGAAAGGCACCAAAATGCGTAAGGCACCCATTCTTCTGATTGGCGGTTCAGGCACTGTCGGCCGGCGCACGGCGCAGTCTCTTCGAGAGGCCAATCCGGATCAGCCGCTGCTGATCGGCGGGCGCGATCTGGCGAAGGCCGAGGCGGTGGCCGCGGAACTCGGGCATGCAGAGGCTGTCGCGATCGATCTTGACGCCGCTGATCTTGGCGTCGGCGAGCGCCCGCTTGCCGCAATCGCGCTCTTTTTCAAGGATGACACGCTCACGG is a window encoding:
- a CDS encoding carbon-nitrogen hydrolase family protein, giving the protein MLTRIAAAQYPIDWLENLDAWKAKTSQWVERAVAEGAQLLLFPEYGSMELASLFGEAVSRDIFASFDAMQGLLPEVIEHWRGLAVANGVHIVAPSFPERNDAGVLHNVARIFTPKGLCGEQSKVMMTRFEGEHWNMLGGGVVRVFETTLGRIGISICYDVEFPPIARAQAEAGAWLILAPSATEGVMGASRVAIGAAARALENQCYVVTAPTSGSAPWSAAVDSNRGAARVVCPPDHGFAETGLMAVGEMDAAQWVFADLDAGLVKSAREDGDVLIFRDRLKTGDAAPLAEVVDLTGRA
- a CDS encoding SIMPL domain-containing protein — encoded protein: MSPSFRPLATLMLASFVAFANPAWASDEQQTATMSLNGYGEVTATPDMAMVTSGVVSQADTARDALTANTKAMTALIDQIKKAGIEARDIQTSGFSISPRYAQKRLPKDGSWQEERKIVGYQVNNGVSVRVRDLTGLGALLDAMVSEGANRIGGINFIVSDANKRLDEARTAAVEDVQGKAKLYAEAAGVKLGRILSISENSYGMRPQPMMMDRAKVMAEGAPVPVEAGEETLRSEVTITWELKN
- a CDS encoding TetR/AcrR family transcriptional regulator, with protein sequence MASSVSKKMPRAERRAQLLETAHNMVREQGTDALTLGGLAERAGVSKPIAYSHFETRAGLMIALYKEINDRQVRALDAALRETQVRLGDFARLIAQAYMECHDAVGPEWHAIAAALKGDAQMSAYQQEMIDGHIALFIKALAPLVTLSETEISRRCIAIIGAAEALSDAMVNARISKDEAVDELASLISTWLAAN